A stretch of Ectothiorhodospiraceae bacterium BW-2 DNA encodes these proteins:
- the uvrB gene encoding excinuclease ABC subunit UvrB: protein MADKPFQLQTDFTPAGDQPEAINALVEGLRNGEAAKTLLGVTGSGKTFTIANVIAELNRPTMIMAHNKTLAAQLYGEMKGFFPHNAVEYFVSYYDYYQPEAYVPASDTFIEKDASINDHIEQMRLSATKALMERRDVVIVATVSAIYGLGDPDSYLKMMLHLVKGDIIDQRQILRRLAELQYSRNDTAFERATYRVRGEVIDIFPAEAEAEAIRIELFDDEVESLAWFDPLTGELLRRVPRVTIYPKTHYVTPRETMLAAAEAIKAELKERLEQLRAQDRLVEAQRLEQRTRYDLEMIYELGYCSGIENYSRHLSGRNPGEPPPTLFDYLPAEALLVIDESHVTIPQIGAMYKGDRSRKENLVNYGFRLPSALDNRPLKFEEFERLAPQSIYLSATPSRYEKAHGGEPVEQVVRPTGLIDPDVEIRPATTQVDDLLSEIALSVAKKERVLVTTLTKKMAEDLSDYLAEHGVKVRYMHADIDTVERMEIIRDLRLGEFDVLVGINLLREGLDMPEVALVAILDADKEGFLRSETSLIQTIGRAARHLRGRAILYADKITGSMQRALEETERRRQKQLTYNAAHQITPKGIEKAVKDILESGHYPAGHKPTRELAQAADQRASYTLKSEKELESELKQLEREMLACADNLEFEKAAKLRDTIRALERGALGL from the coding sequence ATGGCAGACAAACCATTTCAGTTACAGACCGATTTTACCCCCGCAGGTGATCAACCCGAGGCGATAAACGCCCTCGTAGAGGGGTTGAGAAACGGTGAGGCGGCTAAAACCCTACTCGGCGTCACCGGCTCTGGCAAGACCTTTACCATCGCCAATGTGATTGCCGAACTCAACCGGCCGACGATGATTATGGCGCACAACAAGACCCTCGCAGCACAGCTCTATGGCGAGATGAAGGGCTTCTTCCCCCACAATGCCGTCGAATATTTTGTCTCCTACTACGACTACTACCAGCCCGAGGCCTATGTCCCCGCCAGCGATACCTTTATCGAGAAAGATGCCTCGATTAACGACCATATCGAGCAGATGCGCCTCTCGGCCACCAAAGCGCTCATGGAGCGGCGCGATGTCGTCATTGTCGCCACCGTCTCGGCCATCTACGGTCTCGGTGATCCCGACAGCTACCTAAAGATGATGCTCCACCTAGTTAAGGGCGATATTATCGACCAGCGGCAGATTTTACGCCGCCTAGCCGAGCTCCAATATAGCCGTAACGATACCGCCTTTGAACGGGCTACCTATCGGGTACGGGGGGAGGTGATCGATATCTTCCCCGCCGAAGCCGAAGCGGAAGCGATTCGCATCGAGCTATTCGATGATGAGGTCGAATCTCTCGCTTGGTTTGATCCGCTGACCGGCGAGCTGTTACGACGAGTGCCACGAGTGACTATCTACCCCAAAACCCACTATGTCACCCCGCGCGAGACAATGCTTGCAGCCGCCGAGGCGATTAAAGCGGAGCTAAAAGAGCGGCTAGAGCAGCTACGAGCGCAAGATAGACTGGTTGAGGCGCAGCGACTGGAACAGCGCACCCGCTACGATTTAGAGATGATCTATGAGTTAGGCTACTGCTCCGGTATCGAGAACTACTCCCGCCACCTCTCCGGTCGTAACCCCGGCGAGCCCCCACCGACCCTATTTGACTATCTACCCGCCGAGGCACTGCTGGTGATCGATGAGAGCCATGTCACTATCCCCCAAATTGGGGCAATGTATAAGGGAGATCGCTCTCGCAAAGAGAATTTGGTCAACTACGGCTTTCGCCTCCCCTCCGCGCTCGATAACCGCCCGCTTAAATTTGAGGAGTTTGAGCGGCTAGCGCCACAGTCGATCTATCTCTCGGCCACCCCCTCTCGCTACGAAAAGGCACACGGCGGCGAGCCGGTAGAGCAGGTAGTGCGTCCGACCGGACTTATCGATCCTGATGTGGAGATCCGACCCGCTACCACTCAAGTCGATGATCTACTCTCCGAAATCGCCCTCTCGGTCGCAAAAAAGGAGCGAGTTCTAGTCACCACCCTCACCAAAAAGATGGCGGAAGATTTGAGCGACTATCTGGCCGAACACGGTGTTAAAGTGCGCTATATGCACGCCGATATCGACACCGTCGAGCGCATGGAGATTATTCGCGATCTCCGTTTAGGCGAATTTGATGTACTCGTCGGCATCAATCTACTGCGAGAGGGGCTCGATATGCCCGAAGTGGCGCTAGTGGCGATTCTCGATGCCGATAAAGAGGGCTTTTTACGCTCCGAGACCTCACTCATTCAGACCATAGGGCGTGCGGCAAGACATCTGCGTGGCCGGGCGATTCTCTATGCCGATAAGATCACAGGCTCAATGCAACGGGCGCTGGAGGAGACTGAACGGCGTCGCCAAAAACAGCTCACCTATAATGCCGCCCACCAGATTACCCCCAAGGGGATCGAGAAGGCGGTAAAAGATATTCTCGAAAGCGGCCACTACCCCGCCGGCCACAAACCGACCAGAGAGCTTGCACAGGCGGCAGATCAGAGGGCTAGCTATACGCTAAAGAGTGAAAAAGAGCTCGAATCGGAGCTAAAACAGCTAGAGAGAGAGATGCTCGCCTGCGCTGACAATCTTGAGTTTGAAAAGGCCGCCAAGCTGCGCGATACCATTCGGGCGTTGGAGAGGGGGGCTCTGGGGTTATAA
- a CDS encoding TAXI family TRAP transporter solute-binding subunit — translation MIKQLLPLLLGLLNLPTVSADITRHFPDCPAFPNYCIVTGSPEYTYHKIGQSLAQIVAADADLTLTVMPGGSIENIQRMRYQNGVKLAIVQSDVILHYKKLAQHNREVNQLLAPLRVMLPLYPEEIHLLVRADAKLDSLRDIEHSRIAVGPKESGSGLTAVSIYELLFGRAPDNIHFFDSHDEALRAVTIDETADVWVMTVGQGTSRLQFPAEAAARIKLLRFNADDPIESRVLDGPYFRETLHQSSYPWLREDTPVVAVKAFLITQAYHRNETRNNINALTRSLCRNFARLQREIGSIWRDKRGNPVPIKWRDVPLTVSPLPGGWQYSEDVLAAFATAECGLLPPPVTTDSKAKAVRPAATQGEGCSSEEMLLGFCP, via the coding sequence ATGATTAAACAACTACTTCCGCTACTACTCGGTTTACTTAACCTACCCACAGTCAGTGCCGATATCACTCGCCACTTTCCCGACTGCCCCGCCTTTCCGAACTACTGCATTGTGACCGGCTCCCCAGAGTACACCTACCACAAAATTGGCCAGTCACTCGCACAGATCGTCGCCGCAGATGCCGATCTTACCCTCACGGTCATGCCCGGTGGCTCGATCGAGAATATACAACGAATGCGCTACCAAAACGGGGTTAAACTAGCCATCGTCCAGTCTGATGTGATTTTGCACTATAAAAAATTGGCGCAACACAATCGCGAAGTAAACCAACTGCTAGCGCCACTACGGGTGATGTTACCGCTCTATCCGGAGGAGATCCATCTACTGGTTCGTGCCGATGCTAAGTTAGACTCCCTACGAGATATCGAACATAGCCGTATCGCCGTCGGCCCGAAAGAGAGTGGCTCAGGCTTAACCGCTGTCTCCATCTATGAGCTACTCTTTGGCCGTGCACCAGATAATATCCACTTCTTTGATAGCCACGATGAGGCCCTACGCGCAGTCACCATCGATGAAACGGCCGATGTCTGGGTGATGACGGTCGGTCAGGGAACCTCTCGGTTACAGTTCCCCGCCGAGGCGGCAGCGAGAATTAAGCTATTGCGATTTAATGCCGATGATCCTATCGAGAGTCGGGTACTGGATGGCCCCTATTTTAGGGAGACGCTCCACCAAAGCAGCTACCCTTGGTTAAGAGAGGATACTCCGGTGGTGGCAGTGAAGGCTTTTCTTATCACCCAAGCGTACCATCGCAATGAGACCCGCAATAACATTAATGCCTTAACTCGGTCGTTGTGCCGCAACTTTGCGCGGTTACAGCGCGAGATAGGATCGATTTGGCGTGACAAGCGCGGTAACCCAGTCCCGATCAAATGGCGCGATGTCCCGCTAACCGTCTCCCCGCTTCCCGGCGGATGGCAATACTCCGAGGATGTCTTAGCCGCCTTCGCAACAGCAGAGTGTGGCCTATTACCCCCCCCCGTCACAACCGACTCTAAAGCGAAGGCGGTGCGACCGGCTGCGACTCAGGGGGAAGGATGCAGTTCGGAGGAGATGCTGCTCGGTTTTTGTCCTTAG
- a CDS encoding tetratricopeptide repeat protein: MFDTAQFTRAVNHYRQGELQQALAITREMVEKQVIQFDLFHLHALLSLESGDYASSLDAFERADALRPDYPPLLLSWGNYYQRIGDMKTALSCYDRAIAGQSDYADAHYNRGNILALSGDMDGAITAFERVLQLNPNHTAARNNLGSVLIDRGDIDAAIATLQQTLQLRRNYTLAHSNLLCAMHYHPDITATDLAVQFRQWRENNFINYPPITKTATADQRPLKMGLLSGALHTHPALWLSIAAFEQLNREQFALYGYSFGTKPDRMTARLRQCCVLWRELSNQSDAAITAQIRRDEIDILIDMAGHMQGRPLVAVMRAAPVQVKWVGGLFNTTGIKQMDWLISDEVETPEGCDAGFTEQIYRMPHSYICYSPPQISPPVTELPALKTGQLTLGCFNNPAKINQKLVIWWAKILRQLPQSRLLLKGKAYCSSVVKTRLRQWFQLQGVASERIIFETFSPHAELLNTYGKIDLALDPWPYSGGLTTIEALWMGVPTVTLPRPTFAGRHAASHLVNAGLGDWVVDSEAAYVEKVVWYSGHLEQLSELRRDLRQRLLDSPLCDARQFTRDFERGLLRMWHQYCDHQNILN, translated from the coding sequence ATGTTTGATACAGCGCAGTTTACCCGAGCGGTAAATCACTACCGTCAGGGTGAATTGCAACAGGCACTGGCCATCACCCGGGAGATGGTCGAAAAGCAGGTCATTCAGTTTGACCTGTTCCACCTGCATGCCCTTCTCTCGCTGGAATCAGGCGATTACGCCAGTTCGCTGGATGCTTTTGAGCGAGCCGATGCACTGCGTCCTGACTATCCGCCACTACTGCTAAGCTGGGGCAACTACTATCAGCGGATCGGAGATATGAAGACCGCTTTAAGTTGCTACGACCGCGCTATTGCAGGGCAGAGCGATTATGCCGATGCTCACTATAACAGAGGCAATATACTGGCACTGAGCGGTGACATGGATGGTGCGATAACCGCCTTTGAGCGGGTGTTGCAGTTAAACCCCAATCACACGGCTGCCCGAAATAATCTGGGCAGTGTGCTGATTGATCGGGGGGATATTGATGCCGCTATCGCCACGCTGCAGCAGACATTACAGTTAAGGCGTAACTACACCCTGGCTCACAGTAATCTGCTCTGTGCTATGCATTATCATCCGGATATCACTGCAACAGATCTAGCCGTTCAATTTCGCCAGTGGCGGGAAAATAACTTTATCAATTACCCACCAATCACTAAAACAGCCACAGCCGACCAGCGGCCATTAAAGATGGGTCTGTTATCCGGTGCTTTGCATACCCATCCGGCACTGTGGCTATCGATAGCGGCGTTTGAACAGCTTAATCGTGAACAGTTTGCGCTCTATGGCTACAGCTTCGGCACTAAACCGGATCGCATGACTGCCCGGCTGCGCCAATGTTGTGTCCTTTGGCGTGAGTTATCAAACCAAAGCGATGCGGCGATTACCGCGCAGATTCGTCGTGATGAGATTGATATCTTAATTGACATGGCAGGCCATATGCAGGGGCGACCGCTGGTAGCGGTAATGCGGGCGGCACCGGTGCAGGTGAAGTGGGTCGGCGGGTTGTTTAATACCACCGGCATTAAACAGATGGACTGGCTGATTAGTGATGAAGTTGAGACGCCAGAGGGGTGCGATGCCGGTTTTACAGAGCAGATTTACCGTATGCCACACAGCTATATCTGCTATTCACCGCCACAAATCTCGCCGCCGGTGACCGAACTACCGGCGCTGAAAACCGGACAGTTGACTTTGGGCTGTTTTAATAATCCTGCCAAAATTAATCAAAAACTGGTGATATGGTGGGCGAAGATTCTGCGTCAACTGCCACAGAGCCGCCTTTTACTTAAAGGCAAGGCTTATTGTAGCTCTGTTGTTAAAACGCGCCTGCGGCAGTGGTTTCAACTACAGGGGGTGGCGAGTGAACGGATTATCTTTGAGACCTTTTCACCGCATGCAGAGCTATTGAATACCTATGGCAAAATTGATCTTGCACTTGATCCGTGGCCCTACTCCGGTGGTTTGACAACCATTGAAGCCCTCTGGATGGGGGTGCCCACCGTGACCCTGCCCAGACCAACCTTTGCTGGTCGTCATGCGGCCAGCCACTTGGTCAATGCGGGATTAGGGGACTGGGTGGTTGACTCGGAGGCTGCGTATGTCGAAAAAGTAGTGTGGTACAGTGGGCATCTGGAACAGTTATCTGAACTAAGACGGGATTTGCGCCAGCGGCTGCTCGATTCACCACTCTGTGATGCTCGGCAGTTTACCCGTGATTTTGAGCGGGGGCTATTGCGCATGTGGCATCAATATTGCGATCATCAGAACATACTGAACTAG
- a CDS encoding DNA-binding response regulator, with protein sequence MQAFVRFLPRNSFYNSGMKPTPIQLLFVEDNADLRDDLGFQLQTDGIAVTAVSDAKAMDEVIRQRNFDIALLDIGLPGEDGLSIATRLRSTFPDIGIIILTALDEVETCLKSYQHGADIFMAKPVDWRRLSAQIAALYRRVSHAQPKPNHGSWQLLQGGYELVSPLGASIPLTGMEAAIVLRLAQSAGQTITRDELIAVVSPGNVLAFDPRRLEVCVSRLRQKIQQTVAEHHPAVEQSPIKTVRGVGYVFSQAVIVEDLR encoded by the coding sequence TTGCAAGCTTTTGTGAGGTTTTTACCGCGCAATAGTTTCTATAATAGCGGCATGAAGCCAACACCTATCCAACTCCTGTTTGTCGAAGATAACGCAGATCTGCGAGACGATCTCGGTTTTCAATTGCAAACCGATGGTATTGCGGTCACTGCGGTTAGCGATGCTAAAGCGATGGACGAGGTCATCAGGCAACGAAACTTCGATATTGCACTACTCGATATCGGTCTGCCGGGTGAAGATGGGCTCTCTATCGCCACGCGGTTACGCAGCACCTTTCCGGACATCGGCATTATTATTCTGACTGCACTGGATGAGGTGGAGACCTGCCTGAAAAGCTATCAACACGGCGCCGATATCTTTATGGCCAAGCCGGTTGACTGGCGCAGGCTATCGGCACAAATTGCCGCGCTCTATCGGCGGGTGAGCCATGCGCAGCCAAAGCCAAACCATGGTAGTTGGCAGCTACTACAGGGTGGGTATGAACTGGTCAGCCCGTTAGGCGCATCTATCCCCCTTACCGGCATGGAAGCGGCGATTGTGTTGCGTTTAGCGCAGAGTGCCGGCCAAACTATCACCCGTGATGAGCTAATTGCGGTAGTTAGCCCGGGTAATGTACTCGCTTTTGACCCGCGCCGGCTGGAGGTCTGTGTCAGCCGCTTACGCCAAAAGATACAACAAACCGTTGCAGAGCATCATCCGGCTGTAGAGCAATCACCGATAAAAACAGTACGCGGAGTAGGTTATGTATTCAGTCAGGCGGTGATAGTTGAAGATTTACGCTGA